TTCAGGCGCAGCGGAGGAACCGCCCAGACTCGCCCCGCATACTGGCCGCTTCGCCCGGGCCGTCGATCCTTCCCCCAACCCCCCGGGCGTTCGCCACGTATGCAGCAGAAGACCACTCACGCCCCCGCACGCCACCGCCAGCCCGACCCCATCCGCACGTCGCGACCCCGTCGCGCGCGCACGCGCCTGATCGCCGCCACGCTCGCCGGCGCCGTCCTCGCCGCCGGCGGGGTCGCGCTCGGCGTCGACACCGCGCTCCGCGACCAGGCCCGCGCCGACACCCGCGCGCTGGCCGACTCCCGCGGCCTCGACGCGAGCCAGCTCGACGCCTACGACGCGATCGGCACCGCGCGCGTGCAGGCGGAGGCACGGGCCACCATCACGGTGGCCGAGGACCTCCTGGCCGACGCCGAGGGCAAGGTCGATGCGGGCGACCTCGAGGCGTCCGTCGCCTCCCTCGCCGACTACGAGCTCCTCGACGCCGACGAGGTCGCCGGCCTCACCCGCGAGACGCAGGCGCACGTCGCCGACACCGAGGACGCCGTCGCCGCGCACGAGCGGAAGGTCGCCGCCGAGCGTGCCGCCGCCGCGCTCGCGGCCGCGAACACGCCCGCCGGCGCCAAGGCGACCGCGCAGGAGCTGGCCGCCTCGCAGTACGGATGGGGCGCTGCGCAGTTCCAGTGCCTCGACTCGCTGTGGACCCGGGAGTCGGGCTGGAACTACCTGGCGGTCAACACCTCCAGCGGCGCGACGGGCATTCCGCAGGCCCTCCCCGGCAGCAAGATGGCCTCCGTCGGCTCGGACTGGGCGACCAACGCGACCACGCAGATCCGCTGGGGGCTCGGCTACATCGCCTCCGTCTACGGCACCCCGTGCGGCGCCTGGGCGAGCTCGGAGTCGCGCGGCTGGTACTGACCGGGCGACCGGCTCAGTCCGGCACGACGATCGCGGGCTCCACGCCGGCCAGCGCGTCGCCGATGCCGATGTCGACCACGAGCACCTCGCCGGCGTAGTCCGCTCCCGGCCGCCGGAGGAGCCCGGCCTTGCACGCGCCGAACGTGACGGTGACGTCGGCCGGCAGCACGGTCGGATCGGGCACCTCGCCCGTGTCGGGGTGGATGCCGCTCGGCAGGTCGACCGCCACCACGCGAGGCGGGTGCGCGGCCGCGAGACGGGCGCGTGCGAGCTCCACGACCGAACGGGCCGGCTCCCGGAGCGCGGGCGACGCGGCGCTGCCCGTGCCGAGGACGCCGTCGACGATCACGTCGGCCGACGCCAGCGCGGCCGCCACCTCCGGGCCGCGGTGGTCGAGCCGACGCGCCCCGGCTGCGAGCGCGGCGGCCGACCCGGCCTCGTGCAGGCGCGACCCCACGGGCACGATCGACACCGACGCCCCGCGTCGCGCCAGCTCGGCACCCGCGAACATCGCGTCGCCGCCGTTGTCACCCGACCCGACGACGAGCACGACCGCGGGCGTGCCGGTGCGGCCGGCGCCCGCGGCATCCGCCACCACCCGTGCGAGCGCGGCGGCGGCCCGCAGCATGAGCGGCTCGCCCGCAGCCAGGTGCGGGCGCTCCGCGGCACGCACCTGCTCGGCCGTGTACCCGGCGATCATGCGTCCAGTCTGCCGCCGAACCGCCCGGCGCGCATCGGTCGGCGCGCATCGGCCGTCCTCCGCCCGCGGCGCGGTACCGTGAGGCGTGCGCATCTTCGCGTGCCCGCGCTGCGGTCACATCGTCTACTTCGACAGCCTGGGCTGCCTCGAGTGCGGGGCCGACCTCGCCTACGCGCGGCACCGCCGCGAGATGGTCCTGCTCGCCGACGACGGCACCTTCCGCGACGATGCGGGTGCCTGGCGCAGGTGCCGCAACGAGACCTGGGGATGCAACTGGCTGGCCGTCGACGCCGACGAGCGCGCCGAGTGCTTCTCGTGCCTGCTCACCCGGCACCAGCCGGGGGAGGACGACGCGGAGCGCTTCGGCTGGCTCGTCGACACGACCCACGCCAAGCGCTGGCTGCTGTTCCAGCTCGACGAGCTCGGGCTGCCGATCACCAGTCACCGCGAGCAGCCCGACGGCGGGCTCGCGTTCGACCTCGACGCCTCCACCGACGACCGGCAGGTGATGATCGGGCACCTCAACGGCGTGATCACGATCGACCTGTCCGAGGCGCAGGACTCCCACCGCGAGGCGCTGCGCATCGAGCTCGGCGAGGCGTACCGCACGATGCTCGGCCACTTCCGGCACGAGATCGGCCACTACTACTGGCAGGTGCTCGTCGCGGCATCCGGCACCGAGCTGGAGGCGTTCCGACGCGAGTTCGGCGACGAGCGCGTCGACTACGGCCAGGCGCTCGACACGCACTACAGCGCCGGCGGACGCGACGACTGGGGCGCCGACTACATCTCGCGCTACGCGACGACGCACCCGTGGGAGGACTTCGCCGAGACCTTCGCGCACTACCTCCACATCACCG
This is a stretch of genomic DNA from Agromyces sp. SYSU T00194. It encodes these proteins:
- a CDS encoding NAD(P)H-hydrate epimerase, which encodes MIAGYTAEQVRAAERPHLAAGEPLMLRAAAALARVVADAAGAGRTGTPAVVLVVGSGDNGGDAMFAGAELARRGASVSIVPVGSRLHEAGSAAALAAGARRLDHRGPEVAAALASADVIVDGVLGTGSAASPALREPARSVVELARARLAAAHPPRVVAVDLPSGIHPDTGEVPDPTVLPADVTVTFGACKAGLLRRPGADYAGEVLVVDIGIGDALAGVEPAIVVPD
- a CDS encoding zinc-binding metallopeptidase family protein → MRIFACPRCGHIVYFDSLGCLECGADLAYARHRREMVLLADDGTFRDDAGAWRRCRNETWGCNWLAVDADERAECFSCLLTRHQPGEDDAERFGWLVDTTHAKRWLLFQLDELGLPITSHREQPDGGLAFDLDASTDDRQVMIGHLNGVITIDLSEAQDSHREALRIELGEAYRTMLGHFRHEIGHYYWQVLVAASGTELEAFRREFGDERVDYGQALDTHYSAGGRDDWGADYISRYATTHPWEDFAETFAHYLHITDTLQSAAAFGLAMAGPGAQFPEASDLVSHPSIAPADATMRGILADWQPLALALNQVNRSLGKRDLYPFVIPERVVGKLGFVHRLVGSAAHGASRSAARPDSGSAGAAGE